GATTGGAACGAGTTTGCCGCGCCGGGTGCGCCGCAACTCGATTTCGCCTTCACCCTTTGCGACGACGCGGCCAACGAAGCCTGTCCCGTCTGGCCCGGTCAGCCGATGACAGCGCATTGGGGGCTGCCGGATCCTGCCTCAGTGGAAGGCACGGAGGCGGAAAAGCACCTCGCCTTTGCTGACACCTACCGCATGCTCAACAATCGAATCTCGATCTTCATCAGCCTGCCGATGAAGAGCCTGGACAAGCTTGCCCTTCAGAAACGGCTGGACGAGATCGGGCGCGAATTGCCGAAGGCAGGTTAATAGACATCATGCCGGATCTCGCTCGCCGCCTGGTCTCGGAAGCCCTCGGTACCGCGATACTGGTGGCAACTGTTGTCGGCTCCGGCATCATGGCCGACCGGCTGACCGATGACGTGGCCCTGGCACTCCTGGGCAATACGATCCCGACGGGCGCGATTTTAGTGGTCCTGATCACCATACTGGGGCCGCTCTCGGGGGCGCATTTCAATCCGGCTGTGACTATGGTGTTTGCAATCAGGCGCGAGATCGAGCCGAACGCCGCAATCTCCTACATCTTTGCTCAGGTGATCGGAGGCATTGCCGGGACGTTCCTCGCGCACGCAATGTTTGAGCTTCCGATCATCCAGGTTTCGGAAACAGTCCGAAGCGGGTCGGGACAGTGGATTGCCGAAGCGGTCGCGGCGTTCGGTCTTCTGTTCACCATCCTTGCCGGCCGTCAGTTTCGTCCGGAGGCGATTCCATGGCTGGTCGGGCTCTATATCACTGCCGCCTACTGGTTCACGGTGTCGACCTCTTTCGCCAATCCGGCGGTCGCCGTCGCCCGGGCGTTCTCGAACACTTTTGCCGGCATTCGCCCAGGGGATCTCCCCGGCTTCATCGCGGGGGAAGTTATGGGCGCGTTGCTGGCGATGATCCTTGCCGGCTGGCTGCTCGCCGAACCCAAAGCAGCCGCGCAACCAACCAGCTCGAAATTGAAAGCTGCTGAATGACCATCACGATCTACCACAATCCCGAATGCGGCACCTCACGCAACACGCTCGCCATGATCCGCCAGTCCGGTGAAGAGCCGGAGGTCATCGAATATCTTAAAACGCCGCCGTCTCGCGAAAAACTCATCGAACTGATCGGCGCTATGGGGATCACGCCGCGAGAGCTTCTGCGCGAGAAGGGAACGCCCTATGGCGAACTCGGGCTTGGCGACCCCAAATGGACCGACGATGAATTGCTCGGCTTCATGCTTGCCCACCCGATCCTGATCAACCGGCCGGTCGTCGTCACCCCGCTTGCCGCCAGGCTTTGCCGGCCTTCGGAAGCGGTTCTCGACATCCTGCCGAATCCCGACATCGGACCTTTCACCAAGGACGATGGCGAAGTGGTCATCGACGCGCAGGGCCGCCGCGTTCTCTGACGAAGTTTATGGATATTTCTATAATTTTCGAAATTGTGGTTGACCGTTCGGATGCAGCTACCTACGTTATTTCGAGAAATCTCGAAATATATGGCGCGTTATCAAGGCCACAAAAGCAGCGCGAGTAGCCATGTCGAATGCAGAAATTCATGCAGCGGAAACGCTCCCCAATCTGATCGAGGAGCATTTCCTCCCAATCGACGAGCAGTCCCTGTTCGAGACGCTGCCCTCTCGCCATCCGCCGCGCGTGCTGATGCTTTATGGGTCGTTGCGGGAGCGTTCCTACTCCCGTCTCGTCACCGAAGAGGCCGCGCGGATATTGCGGCGGTTCGGCGCAGAGGTCCGCATCTTTAACCCTTCAGGACTACCCTTGCCGGATTCGACAGGCGCGGATCACCCCAAGGTGAAAGAACTTCGTGACCTTTCACTGTGGTCGGAGGCTCACGTCTGGTGTTCGCCGGAGCGCCACGGATCGATGACCGGCATCATGAAGGCCCAGATCGACTGGCTGCCGCTTTCGCAAGGCGGTGTGCGCCCTACACAGGGGCGGACACTTGCGGTCATGCAGGTGTCCGGCGGCTCGCAGAGCTTCAATGCGGTCAATCAGCTGCGTGTACTCGGTCGCTGGATGCGGATGTTTACGATCCCCAACCAATCCTCGGTTGCAAAAGCCTTCGCCGAATTCGACGAAGCTGGGCGGATGCAGCCATCGCCCTACTACGATCGCATCGTGGACGTGATGGAGGAACTGATGAAGTTTACACTCCTCCTGCGGGATCGCTCCGCTTATCTCACCGACCGCTATTCCGAACGCGTCGAAAGCGCCGAGCATGTCGCTAAGCGTGTCAATCAGCGATCGATTTGAGGGTCATTTCGATGATGATCGAAATTGCGTTGACGGCCCGAGAACCTTGGCCTAACGTATTTCGATGAAACTCGAAAAAGCCGCAAAGCAACTCGAAGCGCTCGGCAATACGACAAGGCTTGAACTCTATCGGGTTCTCGTACGTGCCGGCGACGCGGGTCGCCCCGTCGGATATCTTCAGGAGAAGCTCGGCATAGCCGCCTCGACGCTGTCGCATCACTTGCACCGGCTTATCCTGACGGGGCTGGTGACCCAAGAGCGTCAGGCGACAACGCTCATTTGCCGTGCCAACTATCCTGTCATGCAGGATTTGCTGGGCTTCCTGGCGGATGAATGCTGCGCCGACGCCGGCTGTGCCGGAAGCTCCGTCGAACCAGAAGCAGCGGCATGAGTTTTTTTGCCGTTTAATTCGATATTACTAGAATTAATAAAGGAGCAGATCATGACAGAAACAGCGCTCCCCGTCGCGGTGATCGGTGGCGGACCCGTAGGCCTGGCTGCTGCAGCACATCTGCGCTCTCGAGGTCTGCCAGTTAAGGTCTATGAAGCAGGGACCTCGGTCGGGACGAATATCCGCGATTGGGGCCATGTCCGGGTGTTCACGCCCTGGCGCTACTGTGTCGATCCCGCGGCCACGAAGCTGCTTGAGCGCCAGGGCTGGCGCCTGCCGTCGGCTGATGTCTTTCCGACTGGAAGCGACATCGTTGCCAATTACCTCGAACCGCTCGCGGCCACGCCGGAACTCGCCGAAGTGGTCGAAACGGGCGCTCGCGTCACTGCGATCTCCCGGCAGGGGCTCGACAAGGTTGTAAATCGCGGACGCGAACAACGTCCCTTCGTCCTTCTGGTCAAAACGGCGGAGGGGGTGCGTCGCGAGCTGGCAAAGGCCGTGATCGATGCCTCCGGCACCTGGGCAAATCCCAATCCTCTTGGGGCAAGCGGATTGCCGGCCACGGGCGAGGCAGAGTTCGTGGATCGAATTGCTTACGGCATTCCTGAGGTGCTCGGCCGGGATCGCGCGCTTTATGCCGGAAAGGCAACGCTTGTCGTGGGCGCGGGGCACTCGGCAGCAAATGCTTTGCTGGATCTCGTCCGTCTGGCGAAAACCGATCCGGCTACAAGGGCAATTTGGGCGACACGCAGCACCAACCTTGTTCGCATCTATGGCGGTGGTGATGCTGACCAGTTGCCGGCGCGTGGCGAACTCGGCGCGGAGACACGAAATCTTGTCGAGAGCGGGCAAGTCCCGCTGTTATCCGGTTTCGCGATCACAAGCATCCAAGAGGTGGAAGGCAGGATTGTGGTGGGCGGCGAGACGGCCGAAGGACCGCGGACGATCGGCCCCGTCGACCGGATCATCGCCGCGACGGGACAGCGCCCTGATCTGTTGCTCACGCGCGAGCTGCGGCTTGACCTCGATCCCTGGTTGGAAAGCACCAGGGCGCTCGGGCCACTTATCGATCCGAACGAACATTCCTGCGGCTCCGTGCCGCCGCATGGCCATCGTGAACTCACCCATCTTGAACCGGGTTTCTTCACGGTCGGCATCAAGAGTTATGGCCGCGCGCCGACTTTCCTTCTCCTCACAGGTTACGAGCAAGTTCGCTCTATTGCCGCTGCACTTGCCGGCGACAGGGCGGCTGCCGACAACGTTCAACTCGTCCTGCCGGAGACCGGCGTCTGCACCACAACATTCTCGGTGGAAGGTGCCGAAGGGGTGGGATGTTGTGGTGGTCCTGCCCCAA
This region of Mesorhizobium australicum genomic DNA includes:
- a CDS encoding arsenate reductase ArsC codes for the protein MSDHIFNVLFMCTGNSARSIIAEAILNRVGAGRFKAFSAGSHPKGEIHPYAAQLLKSLNHDVSSARSKDWNEFAAPGAPQLDFAFTLCDDAANEACPVWPGQPMTAHWGLPDPASVEGTEAEKHLAFADTYRMLNNRISIFISLPMKSLDKLALQKRLDEIGRELPKAG
- a CDS encoding aquaporin → MPDLARRLVSEALGTAILVATVVGSGIMADRLTDDVALALLGNTIPTGAILVVLITILGPLSGAHFNPAVTMVFAIRREIEPNAAISYIFAQVIGGIAGTFLAHAMFELPIIQVSETVRSGSGQWIAEAVAAFGLLFTILAGRQFRPEAIPWLVGLYITAAYWFTVSTSFANPAVAVARAFSNTFAGIRPGDLPGFIAGEVMGALLAMILAGWLLAEPKAAAQPTSSKLKAAE
- the arsC gene encoding arsenate reductase (glutaredoxin) (This arsenate reductase requires both glutathione and glutaredoxin to convert arsenate to arsenite, after which the efflux transporter formed by ArsA and ArsB can extrude the arsenite from the cell, providing resistance.) produces the protein MTITIYHNPECGTSRNTLAMIRQSGEEPEVIEYLKTPPSREKLIELIGAMGITPRELLREKGTPYGELGLGDPKWTDDELLGFMLAHPILINRPVVVTPLAARLCRPSEAVLDILPNPDIGPFTKDDGEVVIDAQGRRVL
- the arsH gene encoding arsenical resistance protein ArsH, with translation MSNAEIHAAETLPNLIEEHFLPIDEQSLFETLPSRHPPRVLMLYGSLRERSYSRLVTEEAARILRRFGAEVRIFNPSGLPLPDSTGADHPKVKELRDLSLWSEAHVWCSPERHGSMTGIMKAQIDWLPLSQGGVRPTQGRTLAVMQVSGGSQSFNAVNQLRVLGRWMRMFTIPNQSSVAKAFAEFDEAGRMQPSPYYDRIVDVMEELMKFTLLLRDRSAYLTDRYSERVESAEHVAKRVNQRSI
- a CDS encoding ArsR/SmtB family transcription factor, encoding MKLEKAAKQLEALGNTTRLELYRVLVRAGDAGRPVGYLQEKLGIAASTLSHHLHRLILTGLVTQERQATTLICRANYPVMQDLLGFLADECCADAGCAGSSVEPEAAA
- a CDS encoding NAD(P)-binding domain-containing protein produces the protein MTETALPVAVIGGGPVGLAAAAHLRSRGLPVKVYEAGTSVGTNIRDWGHVRVFTPWRYCVDPAATKLLERQGWRLPSADVFPTGSDIVANYLEPLAATPELAEVVETGARVTAISRQGLDKVVNRGREQRPFVLLVKTAEGVRRELAKAVIDASGTWANPNPLGASGLPATGEAEFVDRIAYGIPEVLGRDRALYAGKATLVVGAGHSAANALLDLVRLAKTDPATRAIWATRSTNLVRIYGGGDADQLPARGELGAETRNLVESGQVPLLSGFAITSIQEVEGRIVVGGETAEGPRTIGPVDRIIAATGQRPDLLLTRELRLDLDPWLESTRALGPLIDPNEHSCGSVPPHGHRELTHLEPGFFTVGIKSYGRAPTFLLLTGYEQVRSIAAALAGDRAAADNVQLVLPETGVCTTTFSVEGAEGVGCCGGPAPKAADACCLADSVAKGEGNIGCGCGVAA